tctggtccctctatccctgtggagatataaataataccctccccttgggtgggttagtgcccagtGCCCcagctacccttttcttttaattattattttttgctttctccacctcctttttatGTGTCTACCatttgtatccctgtatttggtctggtccctatcATATTACCTAGTCCTCAGCCCGGTAATGTTtttatactgtagctttttccctatgccccttttttcctttttttattttctaaagtttacctcagcagcctttgaagtctatctttaagtcaatgttatcttgaggtctgttttgtctcttttgccctctgggtgaggttgttctatgtggtggtctcttatttatgcttggtgagtgttatttttctgcccatactgggtcgtctaggatcttttgtaggtatgggtttcttctaatgtattctttgggtttttccttgtctgggaatacttacttctccatctatcttgatcgataatttggctgggtatagtattcttgggtttgcattgttttccttctttggaatatgttactccattctctcctcttcttcatagcttttgctgataggtctgagaagattcttatttgggaagctttatatgtgattgtttgtttttcccttgctgctctcatgattttctccttttcctcaacgttggataatttaactattatgagccttggtgacttcttcttgggatctagtcttgctggtgttctttcagcctcctgaacggttgcctggttttcactcattaaCCTGAGGAAGCTTTCTTTCATGAATTCTCTATTGTTgcaaatgacttctttgttgtgtcttcctctggtatgccaataattctaatgttgttctgcttcatagtatCAGATATAgctcttcagttttcttcagcttttctgatgatctgaTTAGACTTTTGtttgcgtttgttaaagtctgcttggggatcctccaagtcactgatgcagttctctgattcctccagtcgcttctggacatccgtgagtctgctactcgtttttgttatctcctccctaagctcctgtatttctctttgatttatggcttttatctcctctgtcatttcatcctttttctgtattgtttcactgatatcctctatgactccaagtagcattctgaaaatttctttccgtggcagttcaatgtctgtttcctctatgcatgtcattatggtcaGGACATCTCCTGGCATTGCCTttagtttctcctgttttttcattgaggtcgttggggctaatggctgtttgcgttgttttgttttagatgagccaggtgccatttttcagggagacgaaggccactggctctctctgggagacttgtaggagtacttctttgaactgcctatagcttatttcactatggaattaaactACCACTTtaccctcctgtggcttccctctcagtggagtgacccagaagggttgcctgctttggtgttgcagaggttggggaaGGTTTCTGCCTCagcgttgaggagtgttggcggaGCCGTCTTATGCCCCCCTGGCACCCAGGCAGTAATTTCCCAGTAAGGAGTTGAGCAGAGTAGCCCCTGGTGGAAATGTGGAGGGCCTTCCCAGACTTGGGCTAGCTACACAGCAATGGAGCTCACCTACCTGGGTGTGTTGCAgcataggctaaggggagtggtctggaggctagcagtagtgtgtgagagatgaagaaagagacaaggaagagaaaaagagttaaaaggcaagccctctgggcctgtgtggggtggaggaggggggatatagtgaagagatggaaacaaaacaacaatgtatcTGAGTTGCAATCCCCTCCAGTGGAGTTGCACAGGTTTTGTTCCTGCTCCTAGGAGGGCAGCTGGCAAGCCATGACTGTGTTGAGAAAAGCTCCCTGCACAGCCCTGCACCCCTCCAAGTGCgagggtgggggacagagaggagccgcAAGTGTCCAGTCCTTGCCCCAAGGCAGGTGTTGGCAAACTGTGGCTATGTTGAGAACAATCCGCCCTTCATGATCCAAATGGTCCTGGGCTCCAGCAAAAACAGTGgtagggccaaggtcaagccccagctggcctccactgagtttagccaaaatcccccagcccctccaaaCCCCATGAGTCTGTGCCTACTTTactttatgatgttcctcctgcaCTCCAGcattgttgaatttccctctaagcaactctcgtgGGCTGAATTCTGCGTAGTACCTCTGGtcaatctttagtttataatcgctatttatatagcccatttaaaatgtttccagatgctttaattaacagtcATCTTCAAGGTTCCTTAATTTgccattctccttgagagtcacacagtaaggaattgatatttttgtatgctgtgaggtaattgatatttttttcttttgttgacgtttatatttgattgcccaatctctatttgttataaagtcatcttttattcacatgtctgaaaattatgagtttaaATTTTATTGCTCGTGGTATAAGCATACTTACCATCACACAACAAGGGCACCATTAAAAATATTGAGAACTTTGTGtgttaagaagaaagaaagaacagtaacagcatctgaaACTACAAgttatgtgttactcacattgtattctcccatcagcctgcagatggtGCATTATCAGCcgcttagaggaaggaggaagaagagcctggtattactACGTTGGGGATGTCCTCattagagattgaaatttgtgagcagcattagagctgatccagataagacaaacagAACACCCCAGTTGCCTGCAGtgccctaaggaccaaagaaaatgaccaaggctcaggtgattctgatgtgttttatccttttctgtatttcctactggaattgaAGAACctttataatactgattcagttcattggaaaagcggagacttgaaatattaaaaattagagataaactttgactctgacttcaacattttgctggaaaaaattaggaatatattgatcataggattaacactGAACTATTGATATTCAATATAATACATAATTGGTGATGCTTTGGATTGCATTATCTTCCAAATCATAATTCATTATTCTACGGCCAGCTCCTGAGAATCATCAAAATGATACGCTATgcagtttttaaggagaaataaaatcacttctttaggaaagTTCACTATTCCATGGGACTTTTGTCTGATtaagtttctttaatgcttctttctggaGGTGATATGTTACATACTCTCCCAAACAATAACATTCTcattaatgcatctaaaatgggccttgtagcaatactGGCTTAAAAATAGTTGATAGCATCTCATctcctctaactatagatgcaGCATCAACCGTCAATGAGGcagagcttaaacatacctgtatGAGGCAGTGTTTAAACATACTTGTACCCTCCAGTAGTTTTCCAGttatgacaccagtatctttgccacagcccGCTCCTAACTCAGCTCATTACTTTaatgcagtggccatggactaattacagtccagagtcacaggtaccaGTTTTGTTTGGTAACaatgtaatttggtatcagaattaataCGCTACACATTGgcattcatattaaagaaccatgtaggcacatttgctcttcttcagggaaggcctgttttccctgtcccctatcagacatttttccttctaaacataggctcatttcttagttctatctttataggctcctctcaactccttttggatatcctcttcttgatcttgcctgcctgtcccactgtCTTGGCTGAAGAGCCCTTTTTTGACCtatcaccattggctctgtcactgtgtcccttctgccctggtcattgtctccattggtgcagctcttgacccatgaatagtacagttcattttccaGGAGCATcagtagaccagtccctatgaggtagaggttcaagatggtccatgttTTGCTCTGCAGCATCTCAAAAACCTAAATAGTCATgaagtaaataaatccctcttcaagatgtggaagatgGTATGTCCCAAATCTATATACAGAGCAGATATCAGTCTGTAGAATTCTCCTGattaatgtgtttgcaaaggctgatgaaccacatcatcaggtcagacaatagtccactgcctcacaaagtgaagttgttgattctggtcagctaataggttgcagggagTGAGGAATCCAAATAGGAAGGTGGGACAGCAAGCTGCtggctcatggagtggaggaagctctcaagtcaggtcacacaggcagctcatagtttccattcaagaaaatggctcacaaatTTTTGGAAGCtgacaaatccctaatccatgagttcattctgaactctgtggttgcaggggctaacaaaaccaaatgtgtctcactctctctcaccacAGCATGCCtgcagaaagttctctctctccctcttgagatgatggcttcttggcccaacctagcaccttccctgcttaGGGAAGATTATGAGGGCTCCAGAGGTCTACCCAATGGCATTAGAGCTAGGAGGGGCCCCTTGGAGAGAATGCGGTCAAAGATGACAGGTTGAAGAgcaccttgcaattaaagttaaggcaaaggtggctgagaagaatttgtcctaatgTTGTCAAGAGTAGATTTTGCTAAGGTGTCCTTTAAGaatttagaaagttgttctgcattcCTGAAGGGAGGTATTACCTATGATTATTCTGATAATGGTTCtgagttatagcttcttgttcctgatcccaggttgtaccttgttcattttaGACGACTTGGTCTATTTGGTAAAGTTTTATTTGGTAACAGcatgtaatttggtatcagacaaaGAGTGGAGTGGGAGGAATGACTTGAGTATTGACCAAATATGTGGGAGagctgaggtatgtttgacctcccccatctgaacTGTTCCTGATACCTATCGCCACTGAAGGTACagagcctcttataatggtgatactgctagaactcctcattccatttcacaatgtactgtaaacttgtttgttaatataaacaagtgtgtgaatataaatctatGTTGTGTGAAATAAATCTGAGGCAtttttatctactttgtgtgaatataaatctgagCTATATCTAgctcattcagataatttcactggtGCTCaacattctaattttatgagtgggtgcattattttggaGCATGGTGGTCCCACCACTCAAatggtgatcctcaggagtgacattgcaattgtggcaaatagtgaagacagagagcagacagtggggaacaggggctcctcatccatgtcaggactgagaaagtgaatgtattttctaaTGGGTCTATATAATTGAGCTTAAAGATCTTTCCATAAGGAATGCACTTAATGGAATTAGTGTATACGTAGTCAATGGGTAATGTCATAAGCAGGTAACATAATAAAGAAGCAAGATGATGAGTCACCATCTttacctagtgttagttgacttcaaaacCTCTCTGAGCCCTCCTCAggtatttgctacatttatgatgGGTTGGACTCAGAATCTGATTGctctgatctacagataaccttcaggcacagtgaagtagccaggcacagaaatgattcatctactatggtagctcctttaagactgctccttaatggagaacTATTGTTGGCGGAGCACATTATTTGATCTGgaaaatgtgtatatgaaaacatTAATTTCTAGAACAAAGGAGATCTTTgtgaaaatagggctagttttccatcCCCATGGTTGCCAATGTCAAAATAAGGTCAAATACACTTTCTACCAAGCTCTCAGTTTACTACACATTATGGAATGTACAGTTTTCATTACTGTTTTGCTTCCTTTACtataagatattttttaaaatcttcaaatgaaaaatatatcaTTAAATAGACTCCActtactacaggaatcactgacattcagtgacgtagctgtaaagttcacccgggaggaatggcagctcctgaaccctgctcagaagaccctatatcaggatgtgatgtcggAGAACTATCGTAACCTGGTTTCcgttggtgaggagaattctcaagtcattgacctcgtccctggcttttcctatcttatgtgttaaaatctttgcagtgtctgtggtgttcccaagggggtagattctcattgcattctctgggCCTGAGTTAATGGGTAAGGTCTTCTATCCTTGAGAGAATAccctttattttgttgctttgaacATGAGTTTCCTAGAACTACAACATTCTTCAGGCCTTACAAACTTTAGgctaattttggtgtgtctaagattctgtaatttctcatacACATGTTATCTAGTTGACATTGAGAAGGTTTCTCTCAACTCCAACAAGGAGAACTTTGGTCAGTATTAGAAACAAGCTACAGCAGAATTTTTCAGGGGTATGGTTAAAATACCTTTAGGGGAATTGGCTGGCTGAGTTGATTCAACTggcagaaggcctcacatccatgGTCGGTAtcggaaaatgcataaaagtgtgtgcttctTTGAATGTGAGAGCTCTCTTTTCCTAGAAGTTGAGAGAAGTACTTCTGTAGCTctcatgagattagatttccagttatttgatttatattattgtatgtttgcttccataattttctttctttaagattctcaaaacttCTCCTCTTTTATATGCTTCTaccttactatgaaaatccatcttaCAAACTTCTCTCCAGAGAACGCTGAatttgtaactgtcctctgaatacaccacattcctcccctactgagtaagaatggattgCCCTGTgtagtatgcagcaccatcttggatcTTGAGCTCCCACTATAAATGGgtttcctttgtgcttccttagctttccctaaaggttttgatgtccattttctcatttgttctcttgtccctttaaagttttcttcattctggtgaaataaattctttctgttttctaatagagatggtcaaattgccttctctgttggaattctttaatggtcgcatttctccatattttactccttttggtgaaccACATTTATaacttctgttattttcaggtatcGAAAATCAACTTTCTAGCATGAAAAATCTTATCAGCTTAGGATATACTTTAGCATTGTTCCTCcacttttttttctacttgtaagattttaaaaaattcgtCTGTTTCTCCGATaattttgtaagtggaaagggtcttcttgtttttttttattaaacgcATGTCTGCTATATATTCCTTACTATACAGTATGCCTCTGCTGCTTTTAAAGAGCAGTTTGACTGTATGTTCCAAcagatatttgttgttgttattcatataatgcacagtatattcaatagtgttctttcattttctgtctattcaacattgctctctcttgttttctgtcttttgagttgTTTCTGTTTCCATATGTGCGATGCTGTCTTTGGTGTCCTCCCACAACTCACCTTGTttcagtcattagtcttcagaTGTCAGTCTCgccttgttttgactaatgagctcCTCCATCAGTTCATTtactagatgtggttgatttgatttttgtttgttccatTCAGAAAGATCCATGTGTtcagtttccatttctgttgtttaataaggaatttgctgtgAATTCATCATtggtctcaaaattttatcagtaaacttaCGTGTCATTTGTGTCAgtaggccacattttccaactactaatacTGTTCCCAAATTTTGCAGTGATAGGTGCACATGATTATATGGTTGATTAATGTCAGCCTGAAAAagttatgtgatatatatatatatatataatatattttgggGGGAGCTCTTAAAGCTATTacaacattccacagttcaatcacatcgagcagtgctgtacaattcctatcacagtttcaaaacattttcatcttgAATTCTCTGATATTAGCTCCACATTATcgcctctttcccccaccctcaatttatttattgtggaaaacagaacctggatcaaAGTGTAAGCAGCCATATCTCTATATTCCTGACTACAGGGCTTGGACAACCAGTGCTAATGTTAGAAGAAAAACTCCATAAGCCCCAAGGATGAAGCTAGAGCTGAtaatgcacaatctccagatagaATTTTCTCTATAtctgccctccagtaagatgttagtatacagcccctacaggtgcctgacttcttgctactcaactaaaagatgcctagctttaaaagcaatcaggttccctttgttgctatcATTCAAGGAATCAACTGtcactttgtcttttaaatgccctctggatgggtcctaaaggacagtcgtgtaattgaagggcacatATAGGAAAGCTTTGTAttatttcaccaatttatatagtctcagggcatgcagctacctcctacacacacacacacacacacacacacacacacacacacacacacccctacacctACAGATACCTACCTATATAACAAGGTAGGCAGTATCTTTACCCTGTAGGTCCCTGAACTAATTTGGGTGAGcagcttaagaccagtgctgaggctgagggcaGGTGAAGGGGATAAACTGGCctctgagcagggagaacaataacaacattccTGCTCTTGTAGTTAAAGTTGGTGGCAGATAGTAATGATGCTTGTATGAGGCATCATTAAGGTAGCATGGTCATGAGAGGATATTGTGAGGCtgatttttaattaagagaatgTAACTGGGATTCTTCTCTAACTTAAAAATGTGAATGCCTCCTTCCAACCAGATACCTGGCCTTGCAATCTTCGTGAATTCTGAGAACAAAGAATTGCTCTGCATCCATTCCCTCCTTGGtcttcagtttcccacagcctggtACTTATCAAGAAGTGTTCTAAAAGAGTTCAACAGATGCCCACATTTCTACTTGTCCATTACGTGTGTCTGAGCCTTTTGGAGGCTTGCACACCTTGCTACTATATGAACTCACTGTTAAATGACCTTGCTATCTTATTCCATCATCGGAGATGAAGCCACTCTACCCTGTTTTTGCAGTCTGCTTTATTTTCCTTAATTGCACATGCTATTCCTACGAGTCCTTTCGACTATGGGGCTGGATCCCATGCTTTATgtttgcttaaacagttggtgCACAAATGTAATAGCGCTTGTAgtaactggtcttacttgcaggcataGGAGTATTAAGCGTCCACTGACAGAATGGTACTTCAGGGAAGATCTTGCAGtgtactttttgatgatgaatatgatgccaatcttctttAATTTGTCAGCCTCAGCCTTATAAATCACTTGAATATCTGATTAAAAATAGCCAATTCCAGTCTATTTAGTTGAATAactcatacactatcaatttttaaacattgcattttgttttgacaacttgaaatttttttcttgataaaaTTTCATATATTCCATCTTCTTCCCATTATTAGAGGATgtgtgcagctattttttctcatttttagtcGTGGCATGTCAACCACTGAGGGTCCCCAAAGCtcccctccatccacatcattaccattgtctgtactttgaggatttagtacttcttcaGTGTTATTCCATTGCCATTAGATCTgaagggttcatgttccagaattaGATACATCACAAGTTCTTCCTCCCAGGCCCTATTTCTGGAGATTTCACTAAtccctgtgcaccatgggtgatcctgcttgAATTAGAcatactgggtggcagtgcttctggcatcacagaaacATGAAAGCCACCACAAGATAACACTGAAATATGAGTGGTATAAGTTAGAATACAGACTCCATAGACATAAAGAATATGTTTCTGTACGATAATACCTTTTATATATACCTGTGAAAATTGTTTTCTCCCTAgtagaacattctgcatttttcacactCCCAACTTTATGTAGTATTTAGTTGTccttcagtaaagattgatgAAGTGAATGTATCTGACCTCTACCACCTGGAATTAGCAATCCTTAGCACCCCTGCAGTCTATTGGTTTCAGTGTATTCCTTGTATTATGTTTGTTGCATATTTTCATGTACTTCTTTAAGCAAATACCAAATCCGTGttcattcatcactttcatatcctaCCTGATTGCTACGATAACtttttatcatttggattgtttacacaatTGTATATCTTCCAATGGACAATAAATATTAATCATAccgttttatttatattcatataacagggaagtcagttgtgctcagtgaagatgagataacctttctccacattgaacaagagcagttttgtaCTGAattgaaattccctgagtgtgaaccacccaggctcatgaagtcacaatgcattcagtttcaggagtctgatgaaattgagaaaccacacacaggcgataaatgtggaacagccttcatcgaggactctgtgctctatgaacaccagattattgatgtactagataagacctatgaatgcagtcagtgtgggcaaaaattcaagaaagtgttccaactcaatgaacattatcaaaaaagtcatgaaggacaaaagctaggaaaatccttacaatgtgggaaaacttttcacagtgtatcatacctcaagggacatcaggaacctcatgtgtcAGGAATGTCCTATATattcagtgaatgtgggaaaggcttcaccaggaggaatgatctcactgttcatcagcaaactcatactggagagaaaccccatgtatgtggtgaatgtggaaaagcttttatcaggaagagtacacttactgttcatcagcgaactcatactggagagaaaccccatgtatgtggtgaatgtggaaaagcctttatcacaaagactgctctcactgttcatcagaaaactcatactggagagaaaccccatgtatgtggtgaatgtggaaaagccttcatcaCGAAGActgttctcactgttcatcagcgaactcacactggagagaaaccccatgtatgtggtgaatgtggcaaaggctttatcacgaagtcttttctcactgttcaccagcaaactcatactggagagaaaccccatgtatgtggtgactgtggcaaaggctttagccagaagagtgctctcactgttcatcagaaaactcatactggagataaAGCACGTGTGtgcggtcaatgtggaaaagcctttctcagaaaggatggtctcactgctcatcagaaaactcatactggagagaaaccccatgtatgtggtgaatgtggaaaagcctttctcaggaaggatgatctcactgttcatcagcgaactcatactggagagaaaccctatgtatgtggtgaatgtggaaaagcctttctcaggaaggatagtctcactgttcatcagcgaactcatactggagagaaaccccatgtatgtggtgaatgtggaaaagcctttctcaggaaggatgatctcactgttcatcagcgaactcatactggagagaaaccctatgtatgtggtgaatgtggaaaagcctttctcaggaaggatggtctaactgttcatcagcgaactcatactggagagaaaccccatgtatgtggtgaatgtggaaaagcctttctcaggaaggatgatctcactgttcatcagtgcactcatactggagagaaaccccatgtatgtggtgaatgtggaaaagcctttctcagaaagggtgctctcactgttcaccagcgaactcatactggagagaaaccccatgtatgtggtgactgtggcaaaggctttagccagaagagtgctcgcactgttcatcagcgaactcatactggagagaaaccccatgtatgtggtgactgtggcaaaggctttagccagaagagtgctctcactgttcatcagaaaattcatactggagataaagcacatgtgtgcggtcaatgtggaaaagcctttcacagaaaggatggtctcactgctcatcagaaaACTCACactagagagaaaccccatgtatgtggtgaatgtggaaaagcctttctcaggaaggatgatctcactgttcatcagcgaactcatactggagagaaaccccatgtatgtggtgaatgtggaaaagcctttctcaggaaggatgatctcactgttcatcagtgcactcatactggagagaaaccccatgtatgtggtgaatgtggaaaagcctttctcagaaagggtgctctcactgttcaccagcgaactcatactggagagaaaccccatgtatgtggtgactgtggca
The Tenrec ecaudatus isolate mTenEca1 chromosome 3, mTenEca1.hap1, whole genome shotgun sequence DNA segment above includes these coding regions:
- the LOC142443147 gene encoding uncharacterized protein LOC142443147; its protein translation is MSYIFSECGKGFTRRNDLTVHQQTHTGEKPHVCGECGKAFIRKSTLTVHQRTHTGEKPHVCGECGKAFITKTALTVHQKTHTGEKPHVCGECGKAFITKTVLTVHQRTHTGEKPHVCGECGKGFITKSFLTVHQQTHTGEKPHVCGDCGKGFSQKSALTVHQKTHTGDKARVCGQCGKAFLRKDGLTAHQKTHTGEKPHVCGECGKAFLRKDDLTVHQRTHTGEKPYVCGECGKAFLRKDSLTVHQRTHTGEKPHVCGECGKAFLRKDDLTVHQRTHTGEKPYVCGECGKAFLRKDGLTVHQRTHTGEKPHVCGECGKAFLRKDDLTVHQCTHTGEKPHVCGECGKAFLRKGALTVHQRTHTGEKPHVCGDCGKGFSQKSARTVHQRTHTGEKPHVCGDCGKGFSQKSALTVHQKIHTGDKAHVCGQCGKAFHRKDGLTAHQKTHTREKPHVCGECGKAFLRKDDLTVHQRTHTGEKPHVCGECGKAFLRKDDLTVHQCTHTGEKPHVCGECGKAFLRKGALTVHQRTHTGEKPHVCGDCGKGFSQKSALTVHQRTHTGEKPHVCGDCGKSFSQKSALTVHQKIHTGDKAHVCSQCGKAFHRKDGLTAHQKTHTREKPHVCGECGKAFLRKVDLTVHQRTHTGEKPHVCGECGKAFLRKDDLTVHQCTHTGEKPHICG